The following proteins are encoded in a genomic region of Prochlorothrix hollandica PCC 9006 = CALU 1027:
- a CDS encoding Fe(3+) ABC transporter substrate-binding protein: protein MIHPAKLTLVALASLGLLLSQSCQKSPEAADPTDPAGSGTTAAPTQPTETAVVNLYSARHYDVDETLYQEFQEKTGIEVQVIQGEADELIERIRNEGAQSPADVFMAADAGRLWRAAEAGILQPVDSAVLEASIPEYLREPTGLWFGLTKRARVLVYNPDRVQPTDLSTYEALAEPQWQGRVCVRSSSNIYNQSLLGSMIETLGVPATEAWAAGLVANLARPPEGGDTNQIEAVAAGQCDVAIVNHYYWARMAKSDQPAEQEVVAKTAIFFPNQDDRGTHVNISGGGVTVSAPHRDNAVALLEFLVTPEAQAVFAEGNNEYPVVEGVSLDPIVAKLGKFKVDEVNVASYGRNNPEVVKLVDRVDWR, encoded by the coding sequence ATGATCCACCCTGCCAAACTCACCCTTGTCGCCCTGGCCAGCCTAGGTCTGCTGCTCAGCCAAAGTTGCCAAAAAAGTCCTGAGGCAGCAGATCCCACCGATCCTGCCGGGAGTGGTACCACAGCAGCCCCCACCCAGCCCACCGAGACCGCTGTGGTGAACCTCTATTCTGCCCGCCACTATGATGTAGATGAGACTTTATATCAAGAATTTCAAGAAAAAACGGGTATTGAAGTCCAGGTCATCCAAGGAGAGGCCGATGAACTGATTGAACGCATTCGCAATGAAGGGGCACAAAGTCCAGCGGATGTGTTTATGGCGGCGGATGCGGGTCGTTTATGGCGGGCGGCGGAAGCGGGAATCTTGCAGCCTGTGGATTCAGCCGTGTTGGAAGCGAGTATTCCTGAGTACCTGCGGGAACCGACAGGTCTTTGGTTTGGCCTCACCAAACGGGCGCGGGTCCTGGTCTATAACCCCGATCGGGTGCAGCCCACGGATCTATCCACCTATGAAGCCTTGGCGGAACCCCAATGGCAGGGGCGGGTTTGTGTGCGCAGTTCCAGCAATATCTATAACCAGTCGCTGCTGGGGTCCATGATTGAGACCCTGGGGGTGCCTGCGACGGAAGCGTGGGCAGCGGGACTGGTGGCCAACTTGGCCCGTCCGCCGGAGGGGGGCGACACCAACCAGATCGAAGCGGTGGCGGCGGGTCAGTGTGATGTGGCCATTGTCAATCACTACTATTGGGCACGGATGGCGAAATCTGATCAGCCAGCGGAACAAGAGGTGGTGGCCAAGACGGCGATTTTCTTCCCCAATCAGGACGATCGCGGCACCCATGTCAATATCAGTGGGGGCGGGGTCACGGTGTCTGCTCCCCATCGGGATAATGCGGTGGCCTTGTTAGAGTTTTTGGTGACTCCCGAAGCCCAAGCCGTGTTTGCGGAGGGCAATAATGAATACCCGGTGGTGGAGGGGGTTTCCCTGGATCCCATTGTGGCTAAACTGGGGAAATTTAAGGTGGATGAGGTCAATGTGGCCAGTTATGGCCGCAATAACCCTGAGGTGGTCAAACTCGTCGATCGGGTTGACTGGCGCTAG
- a CDS encoding CPBP family intramembrane glutamic endopeptidase, whose amino-acid sequence MPDFESPEPSPDPLEPLDRSQVMAAIGITAFVLLLITKAWQAWGQVYPLGIRWTVWELGAGLGLGLAITVASGGLYALWPQYRASTTLYLDLVVKPLAWIDLVWLGLLPGLSEELLFRGMVLSAFGLGWGVLLLSSFCFGLLHLSSWQQWPYGVWASVVGLILALSVVWTGHLLVAVVAHMVTNMLWGGLWKWRYQQDL is encoded by the coding sequence GTGCCGGATTTTGAATCCCCAGAGCCATCCCCCGATCCCCTGGAACCCCTCGATCGCAGTCAAGTCATGGCTGCGATCGGCATCACGGCCTTTGTGCTGTTGCTGATTACCAAAGCGTGGCAAGCCTGGGGGCAGGTCTATCCCCTGGGTATCCGCTGGACTGTCTGGGAACTGGGGGCGGGCCTGGGGTTGGGGTTGGCGATTACCGTGGCCAGCGGGGGACTGTATGCCCTGTGGCCCCAGTACCGCGCCAGCACGACCCTTTACTTAGATTTAGTGGTCAAACCCCTCGCCTGGATTGATTTAGTGTGGTTGGGGCTTTTACCGGGACTCAGCGAGGAATTACTGTTTCGGGGCATGGTGTTGTCAGCCTTTGGTCTGGGGTGGGGCGTGTTGCTGCTGTCTAGTTTTTGCTTTGGTTTGCTACACCTCAGTAGTTGGCAGCAGTGGCCCTATGGGGTTTGGGCCAGTGTGGTGGGCTTGATTTTGGCCCTGTCGGTGGTGTGGACGGGGCATTTACTGGTGGCGGTGGTGGCCCATATGGTGACCAATATGCTCTGGGGTGGACTGTGGAAGTGGCGCTATCAGCAGGATTTATAA
- a CDS encoding AAA family ATPase: MAFEDELGLLLRACYPVLYIPTLEEERVEQAIGRSAQTLGNRAVYCWDFVDGYQGSPNHLGTAKRNPLGALEFLNQLPPQAPGIFVLRDFHRFLEDVAIVRQLRNTARRLKAQAKNLILLVSPQFNLPPDLAEVAVLLEFPPPSPGEIRRELQHLMAALGQSMGSGDLDALVRSCQGLSLERVQRVIARAIADHGTLQPDDVDWVLEEKRQTIRQTQVLDFYAATERITDIGGLDNLKDWLLRRGGAFSDQARQYGLPYPKGLLLVGIQGTGKSLTAKAIAHHWHLPLLRLDVGRLFAELVGQSEARTRQMIQLAETLAPCVLWIDEIDKAFGGLDSRGDSGTANRVLGTFLTWQAEKTSAVFVVATANNIQSLPPELLRKGRFDEIFFVGLPNQRERQAIFAVHLGRLRPQGWERYDLERLAYETPDFSGAEIEQTLIEAMHLGFSQNRDFTTDDILEAASQIVPLAKTAQEQIEALQAWAAAGKARLASRHDRFSDPFPDPLR, from the coding sequence ATGGCATTTGAGGATGAGTTAGGGTTACTGCTACGGGCCTGCTATCCCGTGCTGTATATTCCCACCCTGGAGGAGGAACGGGTAGAACAGGCCATTGGCCGATCGGCCCAAACCTTGGGTAACCGGGCTGTCTACTGCTGGGATTTTGTCGATGGCTATCAGGGCAGTCCTAACCACCTGGGCACCGCCAAGCGTAATCCCCTGGGAGCCTTGGAATTTCTGAACCAGTTGCCCCCCCAGGCACCGGGCATTTTTGTCCTGCGCGATTTCCACCGCTTTTTAGAGGATGTGGCCATTGTCCGCCAGTTGCGCAATACCGCCCGTCGCCTGAAGGCTCAAGCCAAAAATTTAATTCTCCTGGTCTCCCCCCAGTTCAACCTGCCCCCCGACTTGGCTGAAGTGGCTGTTTTGTTGGAGTTTCCGCCCCCCAGCCCTGGGGAGATTCGGCGGGAGTTGCAGCACCTGATGGCTGCCTTGGGTCAGTCCATGGGTTCAGGGGATTTAGACGCATTAGTGCGATCCTGCCAGGGGTTGTCCTTAGAGCGGGTACAACGGGTCATTGCCCGGGCGATCGCCGACCATGGAACCTTACAGCCCGATGATGTGGACTGGGTGTTGGAGGAAAAGCGCCAAACCATTCGCCAAACCCAAGTTTTGGATTTCTATGCTGCTACGGAACGCATTACCGATATTGGGGGCTTAGATAACCTCAAAGACTGGCTGCTACGGCGCGGCGGAGCATTTTCGGATCAGGCTCGCCAGTATGGATTGCCCTATCCCAAGGGATTGCTGCTGGTGGGGATCCAGGGAACCGGCAAATCCTTAACGGCTAAGGCCATTGCCCACCATTGGCATTTGCCCCTGTTACGATTGGATGTGGGACGGTTGTTTGCAGAATTGGTGGGACAGTCGGAAGCCCGTACCCGGCAAATGATCCAACTGGCGGAAACCCTCGCCCCCTGTGTGTTGTGGATCGATGAAATCGATAAAGCCTTTGGGGGGCTGGATAGTCGCGGTGACTCCGGCACTGCCAACCGGGTCTTAGGAACTTTTCTCACTTGGCAGGCCGAGAAAACCTCTGCGGTGTTTGTGGTGGCTACGGCCAACAACATCCAGAGCCTACCCCCGGAACTGTTGCGCAAGGGGCGTTTCGATGAAATTTTCTTTGTGGGTCTGCCCAATCAACGGGAGCGACAAGCCATTTTTGCAGTGCATTTAGGTCGTCTCCGTCCCCAGGGCTGGGAGCGTTATGATCTGGAGCGCCTTGCCTATGAAACCCCCGATTTTTCCGGGGCTGAAATTGAGCAAACCTTGATTGAAGCCATGCATTTAGGCTTTAGCCAAAACCGGGACTTTACCACCGATGATATTTTGGAAGCGGCCAGCCAAATTGTACCCTTGGCTAAAACAGCCCAGGAACAGATTGAAGCCCTGCAAGCTTGGGCAGCAGCGGGAAAAGCCCGGTTAGCCTCCCGTCACGATCGCTTCTCAGATCCTTTCCCAGACCCGCTACGTTGA
- a CDS encoding YceD family protein has translation MPEMQNQPSLSEQLEPVSIPQLFHLPDGTLTLDFQGYLPDFETLTPIQGSLQVVHHGNYLAVTVEAQTIVTLTCNRCLGQYNARLAVATDELIWLAEPGDESSREGWGGLEDGGDADDLGETLDATGSFAVAQWLYEQVCLSLPSRQICAPDCQGIVLGADDRPHQTSTDQRWLALNTLRGQLSNNGL, from the coding sequence ATGCCAGAGATGCAAAACCAGCCATCGCTATCGGAGCAGTTGGAGCCGGTATCCATACCCCAACTCTTTCATTTGCCCGATGGCACCCTTACCTTAGATTTTCAAGGCTATCTGCCTGATTTCGAGACTTTGACCCCGATCCAGGGTTCCCTCCAGGTGGTTCACCATGGCAATTATTTAGCAGTAACCGTCGAGGCCCAAACCATTGTCACCCTGACCTGTAACCGCTGTTTGGGGCAATACAATGCTCGCCTTGCCGTGGCCACCGATGAATTAATTTGGTTAGCAGAGCCGGGGGATGAATCCTCCAGGGAGGGATGGGGCGGTCTGGAGGACGGCGGGGATGCCGATGATCTGGGGGAAACCCTCGATGCCACGGGATCCTTTGCCGTGGCCCAATGGCTCTATGAGCAGGTGTGTCTGTCCTTGCCCTCCCGCCAAATCTGCGCCCCAGACTGCCAGGGTATTGTCCTGGGTGCCGACGATCGCCCGCACCAGACCTCTACGGATCAACGGTGGCTCGCCTTAAATACCCTACGCGGTCAGCTTTCCAACAATGGCCTTTGA
- a CDS encoding R3H domain-containing nucleic acid-binding protein, with amino-acid sequence MTSAVDDQLAKGQLTKGQQWLTELLRLSGLTVPVVGQVFAVAPEPVGMPLDSTLPSAMGWLTIGSETLSPEQVSLLVGDHGQVIDSIQYLANLLLNLESGDVAHLPFTVDINNYRATRLEALQTLTQSAVDQVQEKGVECELTGLSSAERRQVHTLLTAFPMVESFSRGVEPDRRLVVCPRGLSPTH; translated from the coding sequence ATGACATCTGCTGTAGACGATCAACTGGCGAAGGGTCAACTGACGAAGGGTCAACAATGGCTTACGGAACTCCTCCGTCTGTCGGGGCTAACTGTCCCGGTGGTGGGTCAGGTGTTTGCAGTAGCCCCGGAGCCTGTGGGTATGCCGTTGGATAGCACGCTACCCAGCGCCATGGGTTGGCTAACCATTGGATCTGAGACCCTTAGCCCTGAGCAAGTGTCACTACTAGTCGGTGACCATGGCCAGGTTATTGATTCGATCCAGTACTTAGCCAATCTACTGCTCAATCTAGAGTCGGGGGATGTGGCCCATTTGCCCTTCACCGTTGACATCAACAACTACCGAGCCACACGGCTAGAAGCCCTCCAAACCCTGACCCAGTCAGCGGTGGATCAAGTTCAGGAGAAGGGGGTGGAGTGCGAGTTAACAGGTCTATCGTCGGCGGAACGACGGCAGGTACATACCCTGCTGACGGCGTTCCCCATGGTGGAATCCTTTAGTCGGGGAGTGGAACCCGATCGCCGCTTGGTGGTCTGTCCCCGAGGGCTAAGCCCGACCCACTAA
- the yidC gene encoding membrane protein insertase YidC: MDFGIGFLSNNVMLPILDFFYGLVPSYGLAIVALTVVIRLGLYPLSAGSIRNARRMRIANPVLQKRQQEVRERYKDDPSKQQEELGKLFQEFGNPLAGCLPLVFQMPILFALFATLRGSPFSTTNYSLTVDVLPQEKLEQVVPQSVTAKTQNLYVTDGLHFPITAILPDGNHLAVGDETRIQFRTADGQKLKDIVQENGGMSLRPALQVTKGSEHVMIRDDGTIAALEPGSATVQASIPGLAANRGFLFIKALGQVGAVDAEGKINWDIVLMVLTFGFSLYINQKMSGQGSSGNPQQDTINSLTPIIFSGMFLFFPLPAGVLMYMVIANIFQTAQTFILTQEPLPENLQKIVEAEKRKEAMASGDDRLPFEPVSVKKLKKEGEGETAAPATSPDGSTAPKKSNPKKKKKTSP; this comes from the coding sequence ATGGATTTTGGTATCGGGTTTCTTTCAAACAATGTGATGTTGCCAATCCTAGACTTTTTCTATGGATTGGTTCCCAGCTATGGCCTAGCTATTGTGGCCCTAACGGTGGTCATTCGTCTGGGCCTGTATCCCCTGAGTGCAGGTTCGATCCGGAATGCCCGACGCATGCGCATTGCCAACCCGGTTCTCCAAAAGCGACAGCAGGAAGTTCGGGAACGCTATAAGGACGACCCCAGCAAGCAACAGGAAGAGCTGGGTAAGCTGTTTCAGGAATTTGGGAATCCCCTCGCGGGCTGCTTGCCCCTGGTGTTCCAGATGCCCATTCTCTTTGCCCTCTTTGCCACTCTGCGGGGATCGCCCTTTTCCACCACTAATTACAGTTTGACGGTGGATGTGTTGCCCCAGGAAAAACTAGAGCAGGTAGTGCCCCAGTCCGTGACGGCCAAAACCCAGAATCTCTACGTCACCGATGGTCTGCACTTCCCCATTACGGCCATTTTGCCCGATGGTAACCATTTGGCCGTGGGGGATGAGACCCGGATTCAGTTCCGCACTGCCGATGGCCAAAAGCTAAAAGATATTGTTCAGGAGAACGGGGGCATGAGCCTGCGGCCTGCCCTCCAGGTCACCAAAGGCAGTGAGCACGTCATGATTCGGGACGATGGGACGATCGCCGCCCTGGAACCCGGTTCAGCCACGGTGCAGGCCAGTATTCCTGGTTTAGCGGCCAATCGGGGTTTCCTGTTTATCAAAGCCCTGGGACAGGTGGGGGCCGTCGATGCCGAGGGCAAGATCAACTGGGATATTGTCTTGATGGTCTTGACCTTTGGGTTCAGCCTTTACATCAACCAGAAAATGTCGGGGCAGGGATCCAGCGGTAACCCCCAACAGGACACCATTAACAGCCTCACACCCATTATTTTCTCCGGGATGTTCCTCTTTTTCCCCCTACCGGCAGGGGTGTTGATGTACATGGTGATTGCCAACATTTTCCAAACCGCCCAAACCTTTATTTTGACCCAGGAACCCCTGCCGGAAAACCTGCAAAAAATTGTGGAAGCTGAGAAGCGCAAGGAAGCCATGGCGAGCGGGGACGATCGCCTTCCCTTTGAACCCGTCAGCGTCAAAAAGCTCAAGAAAGAGGGTGAGGGCGAGACCGCTGCCCCAGCCACCTCCCCGGACGGCTCCACTGCCCCCAAGAAAAGCAATCCTAAGAAGAAAAAGAAGACATCTCCATGA
- a CDS encoding PH domain-containing protein translates to MGIREEVYYEGGPHIGDVILNVLLSVFIVTIPLAVGAVVRAVWLRFRITDRRVSVTGGWRGQNRADVIYSDIVKVNKVPRGIGLWGDMVLFLKDGSKVELRAMPRYKEVYAYIIDRVAAKTKKSLEA, encoded by the coding sequence ATGGGCATTCGTGAAGAGGTTTATTACGAGGGGGGACCCCACATCGGCGATGTGATCTTAAATGTCCTGCTCTCGGTGTTTATTGTCACCATTCCCTTGGCCGTGGGGGCGGTGGTGCGGGCCGTTTGGCTGCGGTTCCGGATTACCGATCGTCGGGTGTCGGTAACGGGAGGCTGGCGGGGTCAAAATCGAGCGGATGTTATCTATTCCGACATTGTTAAAGTGAACAAAGTCCCCCGGGGCATTGGGCTGTGGGGAGATATGGTGCTGTTCTTGAAGGATGGCAGCAAAGTGGAACTGCGGGCCATGCCCCGCTATAAAGAGGTTTATGCCTATATCATCGATCGCGTGGCGGCCAAAACCAAAAAATCCCTCGAAGCCTAG
- the rnpA gene encoding ribonuclease P protein component: protein MALPRLHRLRHRQDFDRLYRKGRRFSATCLMVRVLPSMPSTAQPGAETVPRVAVVVSQKVSKRAVVRNRIRRQIQAIIQDLLPQLLPGLGLLISAKPPAVGCDYSNFLQELEQLLQEAEVFHGHS from the coding sequence TTGGCTCTCCCCCGTCTTCACCGCCTCCGCCATCGCCAAGATTTTGACAGGCTTTACCGCAAAGGACGACGGTTCTCTGCCACCTGTCTCATGGTGCGGGTTTTACCGTCAATGCCATCTACTGCTCAGCCTGGGGCTGAAACAGTCCCCCGCGTTGCAGTGGTAGTCAGCCAGAAAGTGAGTAAGCGGGCGGTGGTTCGTAACCGTATTCGGCGGCAAATTCAAGCCATTATCCAAGACCTGTTGCCCCAGCTACTCCCTGGCCTGGGACTGCTGATCAGTGCCAAACCACCGGCTGTTGGCTGTGATTATTCCAATTTTTTGCAAGAATTAGAGCAACTGTTACAAGAGGCGGAGGTGTTCCATGGGCATTCGTGA
- the rpmH gene encoding 50S ribosomal protein L34, whose amino-acid sequence MTKRTLEGTSRKRKRVSGFRVRMRTHTGRRVVRARRRKGRARLAV is encoded by the coding sequence ATGACTAAAAGAACGCTGGAAGGAACAAGCCGGAAACGTAAGCGGGTTTCTGGTTTTAGAGTTCGGATGCGCACCCACACCGGTCGTCGGGTCGTCCGTGCCCGCCGCCGTAAAGGACGTGCCCGTTTAGCGGTATAA